The genomic region CAACTTATGCGAATACCGAGCAAATCTTAAATTTTCACTATACTTATAAGCACTCATTTTCTGCTGGGGTATCGTTGTGAGCGAATCAAATTTAAGTTCCACTGACACCGAAGAGGATAGTGCAACCAAAGTCAAAGAGTTTAAGGCCTTCATGTTCATTATTCTGTTTTTTTTCCCTATTTTATTAACCGTTGTGTTTGGCGCCTACGGATTTATTGTTTGGATGTTACAGGCAACGCTTGGTCCTCCTGGGCATGGCTAACAGACAGTTAGTTCATATTCATCACGGGAGCGAAACATGCTTAAGTCAGTAAAAGAGTTTTTATCTATTTGTAAAAAGCCCAGCGCCTATTTTAGCTTGGGTACCCTCGCCTTTGGTGGCTTCATCGCTGGTATTTTGTTTTGGGGTGGCTTTAATACGGCACTGGAAGCAACCAACACAGAAGAATTCTGCATCAGTTGTCATGAAATGGAAGATAACGTTTATCAAGAGCTTAAAGAAACAGTTCATTGGAAAAATCATTCTGGGGTTCGAGCAACATGTCCCGATTGCCACGTCCCTCACAACTGGACCGATAAAATGGCACGCAAAATGAAGGCATCTAAAGAAGTCTGGGGCACGGTATTTGGTACCATCGACACCCGCGAAAAGTT from Thalassotalea sp. Sam97 harbors:
- a CDS encoding periplasmic nitrate reductase, NapE protein, which translates into the protein MSESNLSSTDTEEDSATKVKEFKAFMFIILFFFPILLTVVFGAYGFIVWMLQATLGPPGHG